In Bacteroidales bacterium, the following are encoded in one genomic region:
- a CDS encoding integration host factor subunit beta — protein sequence MTKADIVNEISRNTGIEKVTVQRTVEAFMEAVKESLVKDKNVYLRGFGSFIVKKRAKKTARNISKNTTIIIPEHYIPAFKPAKSFVQKVKTNVK from the coding sequence ATGACAAAAGCTGACATCGTAAACGAAATCTCCAGGAATACTGGAATCGAGAAGGTGACGGTTCAGAGAACCGTGGAAGCCTTTATGGAAGCTGTTAAGGAATCCCTGGTAAAAGATAAAAATGTTTATCTGCGGGGATTCGGGAGCTTTATCGTAAAGAAAAGAGCCAAAAAAACAGCCCGGAATATTTCCAAAAATACGACCATCATTATACCTGAACACTATATTCCGGCGTTCAAGCCTGCCAAGTCATTTGTGCAGAAGGTGAAGACAAACGTGAAATAA
- a CDS encoding Rne/Rng family ribonuclease, producing the protein MVNDLIIDVTPSDISIALLEDKRLVELHKEKPDNQYAVGNIYLGRVKKVMPGLNAAFIDIGYERDAFLHYLDMGPQFRSLNSYLKTALSRKGKLPGLSKFRNEPDIDKNGKITDILSGGQLIIVQVTKEPISTKGPRLTSEISIPGRNLVLMPFSDKISVSQKIENSDERNRLKTLIQSIRPRNYGVIIRTAAENKKVAELDAELRSLIRKWETAFENIKGVHPPRLIISELNRTSAILRDLLNVSFNSIYINDETVYQEIRDYIGTIAPEKQKIVKLYSGSEPIFEHFGIVKQIKSSFGKTVSFKNGAYLIVEHTEALHVIDVNSGNRSKSAQDQESNALDVNLAAAEEIARQLRLRDMGGIIVIDFIDMQTNEHKQMLYDRMKELMERDRAKHTILPLSKFGLMQITRQRVRPEMTIDTLEKCPSCNGTGQITPAILLTDQIESKLAYFVGKYQLRRIILKTHPYIAAYLTKGFISLRLRWSWRYRCRIIVQDMESYQFLEYHFFNKEEEELL; encoded by the coding sequence GTGGTAAATGATCTTATTATTGATGTAACTCCTTCCGATATATCGATTGCCCTTCTGGAAGACAAACGGTTGGTTGAACTCCACAAGGAAAAACCTGACAATCAATATGCGGTAGGGAATATATACCTGGGGCGGGTTAAAAAAGTGATGCCTGGCCTGAATGCTGCCTTTATTGATATTGGTTATGAGCGGGATGCCTTTCTGCATTACCTTGATATGGGGCCGCAGTTCCGGTCACTGAACAGCTACCTGAAAACGGCTCTTTCACGTAAGGGGAAACTTCCTGGATTGTCAAAGTTCAGAAACGAACCGGATATTGATAAAAATGGCAAAATTACGGATATCCTTTCCGGGGGCCAGCTGATTATAGTGCAGGTTACCAAAGAGCCTATTTCTACCAAGGGCCCCAGGCTGACTTCCGAAATATCCATTCCGGGGCGGAACCTTGTCCTGATGCCCTTTTCTGACAAGATTTCCGTATCACAGAAGATTGAAAACAGCGACGAAAGAAACCGGCTGAAAACGCTGATCCAGAGTATCAGGCCCCGTAACTACGGGGTTATCATCCGCACTGCTGCCGAAAACAAAAAAGTGGCCGAACTGGATGCCGAACTCAGAAGCCTTATACGAAAATGGGAAACGGCATTCGAAAACATTAAAGGGGTTCATCCTCCCCGGCTGATTATCTCGGAACTTAACCGGACTTCAGCCATATTGCGTGACCTGCTCAATGTTTCGTTCAACAGCATTTATATCAACGACGAAACAGTTTATCAGGAGATCAGAGACTACATCGGCACCATTGCCCCTGAAAAGCAGAAAATCGTCAAGCTGTATTCCGGTTCAGAGCCTATTTTTGAGCATTTCGGCATTGTCAAGCAGATAAAATCCTCCTTTGGGAAAACAGTATCCTTTAAGAACGGTGCATATCTGATTGTCGAACATACCGAAGCGCTGCACGTGATTGATGTGAACAGTGGCAACCGCTCCAAATCTGCCCAGGATCAGGAATCCAATGCCCTTGACGTCAACCTGGCAGCTGCGGAAGAAATAGCCAGGCAGCTCCGGCTAAGGGATATGGGAGGGATTATTGTGATCGATTTTATCGATATGCAAACCAATGAGCATAAGCAGATGCTCTATGACCGGATGAAGGAGCTGATGGAACGCGACCGTGCCAAACATACCATTCTGCCCCTGAGCAAATTTGGCCTGATGCAGATAACCCGCCAGCGCGTAAGGCCTGAAATGACTATTGATACGCTTGAAAAATGTCCTTCCTGCAACGGCACCGGGCAAATTACGCCTGCCATTCTGCTCACCGACCAGATCGAAAGCAAACTGGCTTACTTTGTTGGTAAATACCAGTTGCGCAGGATCATTCTGAAAACACACCCCTATATAGCAGCCTATTTAACCAAAGGGTTCATTTCACTGCGGCTCAGATGGTCGTGGCGCTACCGGTGCCGGATCATTGTGCAGGACATGGAATCCTACCAGTTTCTCGAATACCACTTTTTCAACAAAGAGGAAGAAGAATTGTTATAG